The DNA segment CCGACCTACGCGCAGGCCGGATGGCTCGGCGCCGTGCTGCTCGTGCTGCTCCGCGTCGCACAGGGCCTGTCGCTCGGCGGCGAATGGGGCGGCTCGATCCTGCTCGCGACCGAGCACTCGAGCCCGGTCAAGCGCGCGTTCTACGCCGCCGTGCCGCAGCTCGGCTCCCCCGTCGGGTCGATCCTCTCCGCGGTCGTCTTCATCGTGATGACCCTCGCGCTGCCCGCCGAGGAACTCGCGGCGTGGGGCTGGCGCATCCCGTTCCTCCTCGCGATCCCGCTGCTCGCGGTCTCGCTCTACCTGCGCCTCACGATCGACGAGACGCCCGTCTTCAAGGCCGTCGTCGCGGAGCAGCGACGCGACCGCGTGCCGTTCGCGACCATGTTCCGTGCGCAGCCCACCGCGCTGGTCATCGCGTTCGGCGCGGCCCTCCTCGGCATCGGCTCGTACTCGCTGATGAACACCTACACGATCAACTACGGCGTCGGGACGCTCGGGTTCAGCTTCCAGGACCTGCTCGTGGCGACCACGATCGGAGGGCTGCTGCAGCTGATCACGATCCCCCTGTTCGGCTGGTGGGCGACGCGCATCGGCTCGGCGAGGGTCGTCGCGTACGGCGCACTCGGCACGCTGCTCATCACCTTCCCGATGTACTGGCTGCTGCAGTTCTCGAGCTTCCCGGTGCTCGTCGGCACGATGATCGTGGGCGGCATCCTGCCGACCATGTCGTGGGCGGCGCTCGGCGGACTCATGAACGACCTGTTCGCCGACCACTACCGCTACTCGGCACTCTCGGTCGCCTACGCGGTGGCGGCTGCCGTCAGCGGCTTCATCCCGCTCGTCACCGCGCTCATCGGCGAGGCGACCGCCTACGTGTGGTGGCACCCCGGCGTCGTGCTCGCGCTGCTGTCGGCGATCACGCTCGCCGCCGCCTGGGCGGCGGCACGCATGCGACCTGCGCCGATCTCCGAGGACGGCCGCGAGGTCGAGCCGGCGCGCGTCTGAGCACGAGCGGATGCCGCGGCTCGCGCCGTGGCATCCGCTCTCGGGCATCGGGGCCGCCGCAGCGGTCACGATCCGGCCGGTGAGGATGGAATCCGCGGTCTGGCGGTACGCTGGACTGTCTCATATTCAGGCACCCCAACGGACTCGGTGCCGCACATACCGAACCGGAGCATCATGACCGACACCGCGCGCATTCCCGACAAGCCGGCACTCGAGGGCCTCGAGACCAAGTGGGGCGGCGTCTGGGAGACCGAGGGCACCTACCGGTTCCAGCGCGAGGGCGCGACCCGCGAGGCGATCTACTCGATCGACACCCCGCCGCCGACCGCCTCCGGTTCCCTCCACATCGGCCACGTCTTCTCGTACACGCACACCGACGTCGTCGCGCGCTTCCAGCGCATGCGGGGCAAGTGCGTCTTCTACCCGATGGGCTGGGACGACAACGGGCTGCCCACCGAGCGTCGCGTGCAGAACTACTACGGCGTGCGCTGCGACCCGACCCTGCCCTACGAGCCCGACTTCACCCCGCCGTTCGAGGGCGGCGAGGGCAAGAGCATCAAGGCCGCCGACCAGAAGCCGATCAGCCGCCGCAACTTCATCGAACTGTGCGAGCGCCTCACCGTCGAGGACGAGCAGCAGTTCGAGGCGCTCTGGCGCCAGCTCGGCCTGTCGGTCGACTGGACGCAGACCTACCGCACGATCGCCGACGAGGCGCTGTTCACCTCGCAGCTCGCATTCGTGCGCAACGTGGAGCGGGGCGAGGCGTACCAGGCGCTCGCACCGACCCTGTGGGACGTCACCTTCCGCACCGCGGTCGCGCAGGCCGAGCTCGAGGACCGCGAGCAGCCCGGCCACTACCACCGGATCGCGTTCGCGCGCCCCGACGGCGGCCACGTCGAGATCGAGACGAGCCGGCCCGAGCTGATTCCGGCGTGCGTGGCACTCGTGGCGCACCCCGACGACGAGCGCTACCAGCCGCTCTTCGGCACGACCGTGACCACTCCCGTGTTCGGCGTCGAGGTGCCCGTCGTGGCGCACCACCTCGCGCAGAAGGACAAGGGCACCGGCATCGCGATGATCTGCACCTTCGGCGACGTGACCGACGTCGTCTGGTGGCGCGAACTCGACCTGCCCAACCGCGCGATCATCGGCTTCGACGGCCGCGTCATCGCCGACGCGCCCGACGCGATCAGCTCCGAGGCCGGCCGCGAGGCGTACGCGAAGCTCGCCGGCAAGACGGCCTTCTCGGCCAAGCAGGCGGTGGTCGAGCTCCTCCGCGAGTCCGGCGACCTCCTCGCCGACCCGAAGGCGATCACGCACCCCGTGAAGTTCTTCGAGAAGGGCGACCGCCCGCTCGAGATCGTCTCGACCCGCCAGTGGTACATCGTGAACG comes from the Agromyces marinus genome and includes:
- a CDS encoding MFS transporter; its protein translation is MTTEAPSPASLPPASSPVRRVAWASMIGTSLESFDFYVFAYFSAYFIGPLFFDPLGQFGGTLAAFATIGVAFVVRPLGAVIFGHMGDRLGRRATLLWTIGIMGVATGLIGLLPTYAQAGWLGAVLLVLLRVAQGLSLGGEWGGSILLATEHSSPVKRAFYAAVPQLGSPVGSILSAVVFIVMTLALPAEELAAWGWRIPFLLAIPLLAVSLYLRLTIDETPVFKAVVAEQRRDRVPFATMFRAQPTALVIAFGAALLGIGSYSLMNTYTINYGVGTLGFSFQDLLVATTIGGLLQLITIPLFGWWATRIGSARVVAYGALGTLLITFPMYWLLQFSSFPVLVGTMIVGGILPTMSWAALGGLMNDLFADHYRYSALSVAYAVAAAVSGFIPLVTALIGEATAYVWWHPGVVLALLSAITLAAAWAAARMRPAPISEDGREVEPARV